The proteins below are encoded in one region of Triticum aestivum cultivar Chinese Spring chromosome 1B, IWGSC CS RefSeq v2.1, whole genome shotgun sequence:
- the LOC123088961 gene encoding uncharacterized protein: protein MRLPLHPFFSDALAHFGIAPSQLAPNGWRVLAGFAVLCHFRGAGAPSLPVFRHFFALTPLPHGKGWFSFRSRESVPALFTRLPTSVKGWKEEFLLVSPPPGAPWRCPVRWGSPTKEATSDPMLTGSDAAVARRLSQGQGVVDLKTYLSESNLVAAKISRAPACLGTGASQGAAPPTATGKKRKVAAPAGATAAGGGGGGDVLRSELRAKEMALSKAKGEISQLKKELSDAKKRELADAQQALAYAAQVLKPEGSGKGAGAGKRRRGAQ, encoded by the exons ATGCGCCTGCCGCTGCACCCCTTCTTCAGCGACGCGCTCGCGCACTTCGGCATCGCGCCGTCGCAGCTCGCGCCCAACGGGTGGCGCGTCCTGGCCGGCTTCGCGGTGCTCTGCCACTTCCGCGGCGCCGGCGCGCCCTCCCTGCCGGTGTTCCGCCACTTCTTCGCCCTCACGCCGCTCCCCCACGGGAAGGGCTGGTTCTCCTTCCGCTCCAGGGAGAGCGTCCCAGCGCTCTTCACCCGGCTCCCCACGTCCGTCAAGGGGTGGAAGGAGGAGTTCCTGCTCGTGTCGCCTCCGCCGGGCGCGCCGTGGCGGTGCCCCGTGCGGTGGGGCTCCCCGACGAAGGAGGCGACGAGCGACCCCATGCTCACCGGCAGCGATGCGGCCGTGGCGCGCCGGCTGTCGCAGGGGCAGGGCGTCGTCGACCTTAAGACGTACCTGTCCGAGAGCAACCTCGTCGCCGCCAAGATTAGCCGCGCTCCGGCGTGTCTCG GGACGGGAGCTTCCCAAGGTGCAGCGCCGCCCACGGCCACAGGGAAGAAGAGAAAGGTGGCTGCTCCTGCTGGTGCTACTGCTGCtggtggcggcgggggcggcgacgtgcTTCGTTCGGAGCTGCGCGCGAAGGAGATGGCTCTCTCCAAGGCCAAGGGCGAGATCAGCCAGCTGAAGAAGGAGCTGAGCGATGCCAAGAAGAGGGAGCTCGCCGACGCGCAGCAGGCACTGGCCTACGCGGCGCAGGTGCTCAAGCCCGAAGGCAGCGGCAAGGGCGCTGGGGCCGGCAAGCGGCGGCGTGGCGCCCAGTGA